A single region of the Pseudomonas granadensis genome encodes:
- a CDS encoding malto-oligosyltrehalose synthase — MNQTLIQPLRATLRLQFHKGFTLEQAVPLVPYFASLGISHVYASPLLAARAGSMHGYDVVDPTQVNPELGGEAALRRLVSTLREHNMGLILDIVSNHMAVGGSDNPWWLDLLEWGRLSPYGEFFDIQWHSPDPLMEGQLLLPFLGSDYGVALQEGTLKLQFNAQTGGFHVEHYDHHFPICPNDYGELLKGDEALKSLADRFSALSYQTDAHSLSIPLKQELQQLAGDPQILDSIQRNLQHYDSTTAEGFGKLHQLLERQSYRLASWRTAADDINWRRFFDINELGGLRVERPAVFEATHGKIFQLIEEGLVDGLRIDHIDGLADPRGYCRKLRRRLDSLAPGRHLPIYVEKILGAGETLRRDWAVDGTTGYEFMNQLSLLQHDPDGEHVLGELWQRRTERPAAFIEEAQLARQQILNGSLASDCESVAQALLQVARDDLMTRDLTLGAIRRVLQALIVHFPVYRTYVSAMGRSEQDELFFQKAMDGARQTLSEADWPVLECVAGWLGGTPWRRKPRGRSRKILKHACVRFQQLTSPAAAKAVEDTALYRSAVLLSRNDVGYDTEQFSAPLSDFHAVNQRRMSEFPDNLLATATHDHKRGEDTRARLAVLSERSHWYAEQVELWRALARPVRSDEQMPSNGDELILYQALLGSWPLDLRDDDQAGFADYAKRIWQWQQKALREAKLQSSWSAPNEAYENAAKAFTEKLLTSAEGELLRAALSKTVNSIAAAGALNGLAQTLLRMTVPGVPDLYQGNEFWDFSLVDPDNRRPVDYPARAQALQARTSATELLANWRDGRIKQALIAEVLNLRAEHAELFRRGSYQALEVLGSQAHNVLAFAREHEGKQAVVIVPVRCANLLENSALPQVDALRWGDTRVVLPFAASDTNLKGLFASAAVTKHRELNVSDALGDVPVNLFIQHLT; from the coding sequence ATGAACCAAACGCTTATCCAGCCGCTGCGCGCAACCCTGCGGCTGCAATTTCATAAAGGCTTTACCCTCGAACAAGCGGTGCCACTGGTGCCGTACTTCGCAAGCCTCGGTATCAGCCATGTCTACGCCTCGCCACTGCTCGCGGCGCGCGCCGGCTCGATGCACGGTTACGACGTGGTCGACCCGACCCAGGTCAACCCGGAACTGGGCGGCGAAGCGGCGCTGCGGCGTCTGGTCAGCACCCTGCGCGAGCACAACATGGGGCTGATCCTCGACATCGTCTCCAACCACATGGCGGTGGGCGGCAGCGACAACCCGTGGTGGCTCGACCTGCTCGAATGGGGCCGACTGAGCCCCTACGGCGAATTCTTCGACATTCAGTGGCATTCCCCTGACCCGCTGATGGAAGGCCAGTTGTTGCTGCCGTTCCTTGGCAGTGATTACGGTGTGGCGTTGCAGGAAGGCACACTGAAGCTGCAATTCAACGCGCAGACCGGCGGTTTCCATGTCGAGCATTACGACCACCACTTCCCGATCTGCCCGAACGATTACGGCGAATTGCTCAAGGGCGACGAAGCGCTGAAATCCCTGGCCGATCGTTTCAGTGCGCTGAGCTATCAGACCGATGCGCATTCGCTGTCCATTCCGTTGAAGCAGGAACTGCAGCAACTGGCCGGCGATCCACAGATCCTTGACTCAATCCAGCGCAATCTGCAGCACTACGATTCGACGACAGCTGAGGGCTTCGGCAAGCTGCATCAGTTGCTCGAACGGCAGAGCTATCGCCTCGCCAGTTGGCGCACCGCAGCGGATGACATCAACTGGCGGCGCTTTTTCGACATCAACGAACTCGGTGGTTTGCGCGTCGAACGCCCGGCGGTGTTCGAAGCCACCCACGGCAAGATCTTCCAGTTGATCGAAGAAGGCCTGGTCGACGGCCTGCGCATCGACCACATCGATGGCCTCGCCGACCCACGGGGTTACTGCCGCAAACTGCGTCGGCGTCTCGACAGTCTTGCGCCGGGGCGGCACTTGCCGATCTACGTCGAGAAAATTCTCGGCGCCGGCGAAACCCTGCGCCGCGACTGGGCGGTGGACGGCACCACCGGTTACGAATTCATGAATCAGCTGTCGCTGTTGCAGCACGATCCGGACGGTGAACATGTCCTCGGTGAGCTGTGGCAGCGCCGCACCGAACGCCCCGCCGCGTTTATCGAAGAAGCGCAACTGGCGCGTCAGCAGATTCTCAACGGCTCGCTGGCCAGCGATTGCGAAAGCGTCGCCCAGGCGTTGCTGCAAGTGGCTCGCGACGACCTGATGACCCGCGACCTGACGCTCGGCGCGATCCGCCGGGTGTTGCAGGCGCTGATCGTGCATTTTCCGGTGTATCGCACCTATGTCAGCGCCATGGGCCGCTCTGAGCAGGACGAGTTGTTCTTCCAGAAAGCCATGGACGGGGCCCGGCAAACCCTCAGCGAAGCTGACTGGCCGGTGCTCGAGTGTGTCGCTGGCTGGCTCGGTGGCACGCCGTGGCGACGCAAGCCGCGCGGGCGCTCGCGCAAGATTCTCAAGCACGCCTGCGTACGTTTCCAGCAACTGACCTCGCCCGCCGCCGCCAAAGCCGTCGAGGACACTGCGCTGTATCGCTCGGCCGTGTTGCTGTCACGCAACGATGTCGGTTATGACACCGAGCAATTCAGCGCGCCGCTGAGTGACTTCCACGCTGTCAACCAACGGCGAATGAGCGAATTCCCGGATAACTTGCTGGCCACTGCGACCCACGATCATAAACGTGGCGAAGACACCCGGGCGCGTCTCGCCGTGCTCAGTGAACGCAGCCATTGGTACGCCGAGCAGGTGGAATTGTGGCGCGCCCTCGCGCGCCCGGTGCGCAGTGACGAACAGATGCCGTCGAATGGCGACGAACTGATCCTCTATCAAGCCTTGCTCGGCAGTTGGCCGCTGGACCTGCGCGATGACGATCAGGCCGGTTTCGCCGACTACGCCAAGCGCATCTGGCAGTGGCAACAAAAAGCCTTGCGTGAAGCCAAGCTGCAAAGCAGTTGGAGCGCGCCGAACGAAGCGTACGAAAACGCAGCGAAGGCGTTCACCGAAAAACTCCTGACCAGCGCTGAAGGCGAACTGTTACGCGCAGCGTTGAGCAAAACCGTCAACAGCATCGCCGCTGCCGGTGCCCTCAATGGTCTGGCGCAAACCTTGCTGCGCATGACCGTGCCGGGGGTGCCGGATCTGTATCAGGGCAACGAGTTCTGGGACTTCAGCCTGGTCGATCCGGACAATCGCCGGCCCGTGGATTACCCCGCGCGCGCGCAGGCCTTGCAGGCGCGAACGTCGGCCACCGAGTTGCTGGCGAACTGGCGTGACGGGCGCATCAAGCAGGCTCTGATCGCCGAGGTGCTGAACCTGCGCGCCGAGCATGCCGAGTTGTTCCGTCGGGGCAGCTATCAGGCCCTGGAAGTCCTTGGCAGCCAGGCGCATAACGTCCTCGCGTTCGCTCGCGAACATGAGGGCAAACAGGCCGTCGTGATCGTGCCGGTGCGTTGCGCGAACCTGCTGGAAAACAGTGCCCTGCCTCAAGTGGATGCGCTGCGCTGGGGCGATACGCGAGTGGTTTTACCATTCGCCGCCTCTGACACAAACCTGAAGGGACTTTTTGCCAGCGCAGCAGTCACAAAACACAGGGAGCTGAATGTCAGCGACGCGCTGGGGGATGTCCCGGTCAATCTCTTTATCCAACACTTAACGTAA
- a CDS encoding DUF2934 domain-containing protein codes for MSTDDKRIREFAYQIWESEGKPEGHEERHWEMARKLAEAEALAPKKPPKATGSKTAGKTATSKATEGKAVNGKTTPAAKAKPAAKAKPASTPKVVPPGEKAAEKKPRAPRKPPAI; via the coding sequence ATGAGCACCGACGATAAACGCATTCGCGAATTCGCCTATCAGATATGGGAATCGGAAGGTAAACCCGAAGGCCATGAGGAGCGCCACTGGGAGATGGCGCGCAAGCTGGCCGAGGCTGAAGCGCTGGCCCCGAAGAAGCCACCAAAGGCCACGGGTAGCAAAACCGCCGGCAAGACCGCGACCAGCAAGGCGACTGAGGGTAAAGCGGTAAACGGCAAGACCACGCCGGCGGCTAAAGCCAAACCGGCAGCGAAGGCCAAGCCGGCCAGCACCCCGAAAGTGGTGCCGCCGGGCGAAAAAGCCGCCGAGAAAAAACCGCGCGCGCCGAGAAAGCCTCCGGCGATCTGA
- the glgX gene encoding glycogen debranching protein GlgX codes for MTRPKKAEPAAHADPSRIREGLPFPLGATWDGLGVNFALFSANATKVELCIFDDAGEVELERIELPEYTDEIYHGYLPDAHPGLIYGYRVYGPYDPANGHRFNHNKLLIDPYAKQLVGELKWSEALFGYTIGHPDADLSFDERDSAPFVPKCKVIDPAHTWGNDHRVSVPWDKTIIYETHVRGISMRHPSVPENVRGTFAGLMVDDVLEHVRKLGVSTVELLPIHAFVNDQHLLQKGMTNYWGYNSIAFFAPDPRYLASGKIAEFKEMVAHLHDANLEVILDVVYNHTAEGNEQGPTLSMRGIDNASYYRLMPDDKRYYINDSGTGNTLDLSHPCVLQMVTDSLRYWASEMHVDGFRFDLATILGRYHDGFDERHSFLVACRQDPVLRQVKMIAEPWDCGPGGYQVGNFPPGWVEWNDKFRDTVRAFWKGDDGQLADFASRMTASGEMFNQRGRRPYASVNFVTAHDGFTLNDLVSYNDKHNEANDENNQDGSNNNLSWNHGVEGPTDDAEINALRHRQMRNFFATLLLAQGTPMIVAGDEFARTQDGNNNAYCQDSEIGWVNWDLSEDGKALLKFVKRLIKLRLAYPILRRGRFLVGEYNEDIGVKDVTWLAPDATEMTTEHWHDAHNRCLGMLLDGRAQETGIRRKGGDATLLLVVNAHHDIVNFVLPEVPDGGFWTCMVDTNQPAIRGQERFEFGHEYSVTGRSLLLFELQRDEEE; via the coding sequence ATGACCCGTCCAAAAAAAGCCGAGCCCGCCGCGCACGCCGATCCGTCCAGAATCCGTGAAGGCCTGCCCTTCCCGCTCGGTGCGACCTGGGATGGTCTGGGGGTAAACTTTGCTCTGTTTTCCGCCAATGCCACCAAGGTCGAGCTGTGCATTTTCGACGATGCCGGTGAAGTCGAACTCGAGCGCATCGAACTGCCCGAGTACACCGACGAGATCTACCACGGCTACTTGCCGGATGCGCATCCTGGCCTGATCTACGGCTACCGCGTTTATGGCCCGTACGATCCGGCCAACGGCCACCGTTTCAACCACAACAAATTACTCATCGATCCGTATGCCAAACAACTGGTCGGCGAACTGAAATGGTCGGAAGCGCTGTTCGGCTACACCATCGGCCATCCGGACGCCGACCTCAGTTTCGATGAGCGCGACAGCGCGCCGTTCGTGCCCAAGTGCAAGGTCATCGACCCGGCGCACACCTGGGGTAACGACCACCGCGTCAGCGTGCCATGGGACAAGACGATCATTTATGAAACCCACGTGCGCGGCATCAGCATGCGTCACCCTTCCGTGCCGGAAAACGTACGCGGGACCTTTGCCGGCCTGATGGTCGACGATGTACTCGAACACGTCCGCAAGCTCGGTGTGTCGACGGTCGAGCTGCTGCCGATCCATGCCTTCGTCAACGATCAGCACCTGCTGCAGAAAGGCATGACCAACTACTGGGGCTACAACAGCATTGCCTTCTTCGCCCCGGATCCGCGCTACCTCGCCAGCGGCAAGATTGCCGAGTTCAAGGAAATGGTCGCGCACCTGCACGATGCCAATCTCGAAGTGATCCTCGATGTGGTCTACAACCACACCGCCGAAGGCAACGAGCAAGGCCCGACCCTGTCGATGCGCGGGATCGACAACGCCTCGTACTACCGCTTGATGCCTGACGACAAGCGCTATTACATCAACGATTCCGGGACCGGCAACACCCTCGACCTGAGCCATCCCTGCGTGCTGCAAATGGTCACCGACTCGCTGCGCTACTGGGCCAGCGAGATGCACGTCGACGGTTTCCGCTTCGATCTGGCGACCATTCTCGGGCGTTATCACGATGGTTTCGACGAGCGTCACAGCTTCCTCGTCGCCTGCCGTCAGGACCCGGTGCTGCGCCAGGTGAAAATGATTGCAGAGCCGTGGGATTGCGGTCCCGGTGGTTATCAGGTGGGCAACTTCCCGCCGGGCTGGGTCGAGTGGAACGACAAGTTCCGCGACACCGTTCGCGCGTTCTGGAAAGGTGACGACGGCCAGCTCGCCGACTTCGCCAGCCGCATGACCGCTTCGGGCGAGATGTTCAATCAACGCGGGCGCCGGCCTTACGCTTCGGTGAACTTCGTCACCGCGCACGACGGTTTCACCCTCAACGATCTGGTCTCGTACAACGACAAGCACAACGAAGCCAACGACGAAAACAATCAGGACGGCAGCAACAACAACCTGTCGTGGAACCACGGCGTCGAAGGCCCGACCGACGATGCGGAAATCAACGCCCTGCGTCACAGGCAGATGCGCAACTTCTTCGCCACGTTGCTGTTGGCCCAAGGCACGCCGATGATCGTCGCCGGCGATGAGTTCGCCCGCACCCAGGACGGCAACAACAATGCCTATTGCCAGGACAGCGAGATCGGCTGGGTCAACTGGGATCTGAGCGAGGACGGCAAGGCCCTGCTGAAGTTCGTCAAGCGCCTGATCAAGCTGCGGCTCGCTTACCCGATCCTGCGCCGTGGGCGGTTCCTGGTCGGCGAGTACAACGAGGACATCGGCGTCAAGGACGTCACCTGGCTGGCGCCGGACGCTACCGAGATGACCACCGAGCACTGGCATGACGCGCACAACCGCTGCCTGGGCATGTTGCTTGATGGTCGCGCGCAAGAGACAGGTATCCGACGCAAGGGTGGCGATGCGACGCTGTTGCTGGTAGTCAACGCGCACCACGACATCGTCAATTTTGTGCTGCCAGAAGTGCCGGACGGCGGCTTCTGGACGTGCATGGTCGATACCAATCAGCCGGCGATTCGCGGCCAGGAACGCTTCGAATTCGGCCACGAATACTCGGTGACCGGGCGCTCGTTGCTGTTGTTCGAACTGCAACGCGACGAAGAAGAGTGA